CTTCTTGTTTTTGAACCGCTACCAACCGCTTTTTCGTACTCGTCCGCTGATTAGTTGGTGTCACACTAGTCGGAAAGACCAGATGAGTTTCCACAAACGTGTTCGCTGGATTATACGCCAGGGTAATCAAGACCCGCCCATCAGCTTGACTAACAACCGTCTTACCACTAAGCGGCCCATGCGTCCAACCTTGCAACGCGGTTACTGACTTGGCTGGCAACTGAATGGTTAGCCGGACTTGCCGCAATGGTTCATCCCAGCCCGTACCGATAATCTTCCAGTTTAGTTCGGCGGTATCTTGATAGTTCGTCACAACCCCTAATAAACGATACCGATAAACGACTCGCAATTGATCATCGGCTTTGACCGTGCGATATAACTTCACCCGAAATTGTTGGTTAGTTTGAGTTAATTGATACGTGTTATCGCTACCAGTCTGGGCAGCTTGCACCGTCTGGGTCATCCCACCATTAAGTTGCGTCGTCACCCCTTGAAACTGGGCGCCTTGAATGCCACGTAAATCCTGCACATTAAAGACCCCATGATAATCATCATCAAAATCATAGGTCATGGCTTGCGTCACTTCGGCGCTGCCATCTTTTTGAATATCCACCTGTGTGTCATAATGACTAATTCGGTAGTCCGCTAAAGCGTGGATAGGTTGCCAATTCAACGTCATGATGCCGACCATTAACCCCGCTAAGAGCCCCCACCAAAGCATTTTCCGTTGTCGCATAAGCTACCCCCTTGTTTCCTAAATTTAGCTCAATTTTACCACACTGCCATTGACTGCCCTAACCTTATGATAAGTGTTGCTCACGGGCGGTTAAAAATTGCGTTAAGGCCTGATCAATATCAATCCCAGAACGGTCAGCTAAGACCACTAGCCACCAAATACTTTCGGCCAATTTACTGGCTAAATCAACGCTAGCCGGTGTTTCTGGCCAGCTGTTCGTCTGATTCATCACTTGCCGGCCAACTAAGCCCGCATCTGTCAAAAAAGCTAACGCATCTTGTTCTAGGGTCCACGGGTGACCGTCTTGCTGTTGTTCTAATTGATGATAGGCTGTTCGAATTCGGTGACTCCGTTGTGCCAAAGCTTCAATGTCCATTATTTAATCCCAACTTTCTGATTTTTATCCCTCAAGCATACCATATCGCGTGGTCCAACTAGACTAAGCCTTACCACAGGCAAGCAACCGTCAAATGTTGTAGCATGGAGAGTGTGACCGATTACGTCGCCGAAAGGAAGTTCCGACTACATGTCAAAAACAACTATTCCAACTCATATTAAAGTTCGAGGCGCCCATGTTAACAATTTAAAAAATTTAGACATCGATATCCCTTTAAATTCATTCGTTGCCATTACCGGCCGTAGCGGTTCCGGTAAATCTTCACTCGCTATGGGTGTTTTGTATGCTGAAGGCGCCCGTCGCTACCTAAATGCACTCTCAACCTTTACTCGGCGCCGCATTAATCAAGTCGGCAAAGCTGCCGTAGATTCAGTGCAATACTTGCCCTCAGCCCTAGCACTCCGTCAACGGCCCCAAGTCCCCGGCGTCCGTTCAACGGTCGGAACCATGTCTGAGAGCCTAAATATTTTACGGTTAGTCTTTTCTCGATTAGGATCACCAGTTTGTCCGAATGGTCACCGTTTAAAACCAACCTTACAAATTGCTGAAAATATGGGCCATCTCGTCTGCCCAGTCTGCCAGGCTCACTTTACGGCTTGGGGAGCGGAAGACTTTGCCTTTAATTCTAACGGCGCTTGTCCTACTTGCGGTGGCTTAGGTGAGGTGCGCCAGATTAATGCCGACTTATTAATTGCCGACCCAACTCAGACCATCCGTGAGGGAGCCGTGGCGGCTTGGCATTTGCCTGGACGTAATTTCATGCCAATTGTTGCCAATGCGATTGGCATTCCGATTGATACGCCTTATCAAGACCTCAGTCCAGCTGACCAAGATAAAGTTTTACATGGGCCGAAACAAACCGTTGCCATCAACATTCCAAGTGCCAAAGGCAAAATCTTTCATATGGATAATGCTGTTTACGAAAATGCTTTTGCCGCCGTGGAAGACAGTCTAGCAACTAGTAAAAACGAACGCACAATTACGCGTTTAAATCGTTTCTACACCTTTGCAACCTGTCCGGCCTGTCACGGGACCCGCTTTGATCCTAAATTAATGACACAACATCTAAACGGCCAGAACATTGCGACCGTTAGTGCCATGACCGTCACTGACTTAAATCGCTTTGCGACCACCATCGTCGCTTGGCTGCCGGCCAACATGCATCAACTGGGCCAATCCTTAGTTGATGAACTCCTGCTGAGCTTACAACCGATGACCGATTTAGGCTTAGACTACCTTACCTTAGATCGACCAGGTGCGACCCTTTCTACTGGGGAACTCCAACGAATTCAGTTAGGCCGCACGTTGCGTAGCGCGACTACCGGGGTCCTTTATGTGTTAGATGAGCCCTCTGTCGGCCTGCATCCAGCCAATGTCAACGGGCTAATCAAAGCCTTTCGCACCTTAGTCCAACAGGGAAATTCTGTCGTTGTAGTGGATCACGATACCAGTATTATTGCAGCTGCCGACGACGTGATTGAGATTGGCCCGGGTGCCGGTAAGCATGGTGGCACTGTTATTGATCATGGTTCCGTTGATGAGATTAAACGCCAACCGACCTCCATGATTGCACCCTTCTTAACTGGGACCGCAACGCTAAGAACCCGTCCAGTCTTAACCGACCAGGAACTCTGGCAGCAAGGACAATTAGCGATTGAAGTGGCGCATCGCTTCAATATCCAAGATGTAACCGCTCAACTACCTAAGAACCGCCTCACCACCATTACAGGCATGAGTGGTGCTGGCAAAACAACTTTAATTTTAGATAGTCTGATTCCAGCCATTCAGGCGGCTGCCCACCACCAACCCTTACCAAAACACGTCACCCAATTTGAAAGTGGTCAGCTACACCACGTGGTCACAGTGGATTCCGTCCCGGTTGGTAAAAACGTCCGCTCGACAGTCGCGACTTATACCACAATTTTAGATCAACTCCGACGCTTATTTGCAGCTACGCCCGCCGCGAAAGCCCAGGGATGGACTGCTAGCCGCTTCTCTTACAATGTGGCAGCAGGTGCTTGTCCCACTTGTGGCGGTACTGGGCAAATTTCGTTAGACGTTCAATACCTACCAGATATTACGGAAGTTTGCCCACAATGTCATGGTCGCCGCTATAATCAAGCCACTTTAGCAGTTGATTGGCATGGTAAAAATATTGCTGCAATCCTTGCTTTATCGGTTGATGAGGCGCTTCCTTTCTTTAAAGGTGAAACTAGTATTGAAAACACGTTGCAAATTCTCCAGGCGATGGGTTTGGGCTACTTACAATTAGGTGAGAGTACCCCCGCTTTATCTGGTGGTGAGGCCCAACGTTTAAAATTGACCACTAAGATTGGTAAACGCCAAAATGGGACCTTGTTTGTCTTCGATGAGCCATCAGTCGGCCTGCATCCGTTAGATATTCAGCAACTCGTGCAAGTTTTTGACCAGCTCATTCAACAAGGCGCCACCGTCATTGCAATTGAGCATGACCTAGACGTCATCGCTAATGCTGATTATGTGATTGATATGGGACCAGCTGGTGGGATTAACGGGGGTCAAATTGTCGCCACCGGAACCCCACAAGCAATTAGTGAAAATCCACATAGCATCACTGGCACTTATTTAAAAGAACACTTAGCCCTTTTTAAGGTTTGATGACCGCTACCAAATCATCACTGCAAGAATTTTCTGAATTCTTGTAGTGATGATTTTTTTATTGCCAAAATCTTTAACCGAAACAGAACATGCCTTAGTTTGGTACCTTAGTTAACTAGACTTATTCTTTTACCTTTTTCGCAGCTGAGATTAATATTTAATTTGAATTAGATTAAAATATGATGTATTTTTAAATCTAGTAAACAATTTGACACGGAGGCTGCGGAGATGAAAAATATCACTCGAATTTTAACGTTAAAAAATGGCTATCACCTTTGGTCACATACGACTAACCTGGGCGGCAAAACTAAACTGCTTTGTCTCCATGGCGGTCCTGGTGATACTCACGAAGTTTTTGAACGCTTCGGTCCGGAATTAGCGGCCTTAGATATTGAAGTGACGATGTACGACCAACTAGGTTCTTGGTATTCGGATACACCTGATTGGGATGATCCCACCATTCGAGCAAACTTTCTCACCGAGACCTATTATTTAAAAGAAGTTGAAGAAGTCCGTCAACTGTTAGGCTACGATCGCTTCTTCCTAGCTGGACACTCTTGGGGTGGCATGCTGGCGATGACCTATGCCGCGCAACATCAGGCGCAGCTACAAGGTCTCATTATTATTAGTATGATTGATAATATTCCAGATTATTTGACCCACATTCAAGCAATCCGTGCGGCCGAATTCTCACCGGCGGAGAATGCCTTCATGCTTGATATTGAGCACCGTGGACAATGGCAAAATCCACATTACCGCCATCTGATTGCTCAACTCTATCACGGTTACGTTAACCGCCGAACACCAGCGCAACTATCGCATCAGCTCGATATTCAGGCTAAGCCTGTCTATCACCATTTTCAGGGGGATAATGAATTCGTCGTGGTGGGAGATTTAGGGACTTGGGACTTTTCGGTGCAACTAAAGACCATCAAATTACCGACACTCCTATCATTTGCCGATCACGAAACCATGCCCTTAAGCACTGCCAAACGCATGCAACAAGCGATGCCCAATGCCCGCTTAGTTGTCACCCCGGCTAGCGGGCACAATCATATGGTTGATAATCCAACGGTCTTTTTTACAAATCTGAAAAATTATTTTCTAGATTTACGTCAAGACCAGTTTCACCCAACTAAGGAGGCCTAGTCGATGGCTGTTAATCACGTTCCTAGTAACCACTCCGCTAATTTAAGCGATTTTGGCTATCATCAAGAGCTCGACCGCACTTTATCCGTCAAAGATTTAGTCATTTATGGCTTAATCTTCATGGTACCGATTGCCCCCATGGGGATTTACGGCTCAGTCATCGCAGCTTCACGAGGCATGATTGCCTTAACCTATGCCATCGGAATGGTCGCGATGTTTTTCACTGCATTAAGTTATGGACAATTGTCGCAAGCCTTTCCAGTTGCCGGTTCCGTGTACACCTATGCAAAGTTAGGGCTCAATCAACTCGTGGGATTTCTATCCGGCTGGATGATTATTTTAGACTATATTTTTGTGCCAGCATTGCTTTACATTATCGCAGCTAATTCGCTAAAATCACTGTTACCCGCAGTGCCAACTTGGATCTGGTTGCTCGTCTTTATTGCCATCAATACGCTGATCAATGTCCGTGGAATTGAATTTACAGCCATCGCCAATCGAATCTTTCTGGTCGGTGAGTTAATCGTGCTAGCCTTTTTTGTTGGCTTGGGTATTTACGGCCTATTACATGGGGTCGGTAACGGCTTCACCCTAAAACCGTTCTATGATGCACGACAATTCAACCTGAACTTTGTCATGACCGCAACTTCAGTGGCCGTCCTCAGTTTTTTAGGTTTTGATGGTATTAGTACCTTAGCCGAAGAAACGACCGGCGGCAACCGGGCCGTTGGACGTGGCATCATGTGGTCACTCATGTTGGTCGGCGTCTTATTTATCGGTCAAACATATCTAGCGGCATTAATCGTGCCAAACTGGCACACTTTTAGTAATCTCAATACGGCTTTTTATGTAGTAGCAGGTAAAGTGGGCGGTCCCTTTCTCACCAACCTCACAACGATTGCGACAATTCTATCATGGGGTTTTGCGAACGCTTTAGCAGCCCAAGCGGCCATCTCACGAATTTTGTTTGGGATGTCGCGGGATCATAATCTCCCCGCAGTTTTAGCCAAAATCCACCCCAAATACAAGACGCCCTATGTCAGCACCCTACTAGTGGCCGGTATTTCTTTGATTGTCGGACTTAGCTTCATGAATAATAGTTCGGTATTATCAGAAATCGTTAACTGCGGTGCTTTGACGGCCTTTTTAGTCATTCACGTTGCCGTTATTAATCATTTTCTGATTAAGGGGCATTCTCATGATTACTGGCATCATCTGCTCGTGCCGGTCATCGGGTTTATAATTATTTTATTCGTCATGCTCAATCTTAATCTGCTCGCTAAACTCATCGGTGCCATTTGGCTCGTGATTGGCTTAAGTTATTATGGTGGCTTACGGCTCACTCAGCATCATACTGAAATGAAACTATAATGTGATTGCGACGGTAATTTGGGTAAAAAATACTCACCGCAAGAATTTTGTGAATTCTTGCGGTGAGTATTTTTCGTCGTTTAATTATGACAGTTAACTAACTTTTTGGGGTTGGTTGTTGACTCAGATATGGCAAAGCCATGAAGATGACTAACCCAATTAGGAATAAAATACTTAACGAGGCCGCACCAACTGTCGATTTACCAGTCATCTGCGTCACAATTCCTACCAAGACCGGGCCCATAACTGCGGAGAATTTACCTAGAATATTATAAAAGCCAAAGAATTCGCTTCCTGACTGTTTCGGAATTAAGCGCCCAAAGTACGACCGGCTCAAGGCCTGAATACCACCTTGACTAGTCCCCACTAAGACGGCCAAAATCCAGAAATCAGTCGCGGTTGAGAGTCGCAAAGCATAGAGACAAATACCAAAATAAATGATGATACCAATTAAGATTCCTGTCCGCGTCGACGTTTTGCGGGCTAACCACCCATACAAAATAGAAAATGGAAACGCGACTAATTGAACAACTAGTAAAACCAGCATTAAAGTGGTCGTGGTAATCCCCATATCCATCCCGATGGACGTCGCCATCGTAAAGATCGTATCTACGCCATCAATATAGAAGAAATACGCCACTAAAAACCAAGCGGCTGCCCGATATTTCTTAATGTGCTTCAAGGTTGACCAGACTCGCTTAAAGCTAGCTGCCACTGGATGCGCATTCGCTTTTAACGCATAGACTTGATGGACATTTTTTAATAATGGAATATAAAAGATGATCCACCAAGCGGCAGCTAAAGCAAAACTCCAACGAGCCACACCATAGCTTGATAACTGTCCAAACCCATTAGTCAATTGTAAGACCAAAAATAGGATAAAAGCCAAGACGCCGCCCAGATAGCCAAAACCATAACCATAAGCGGATAAGCGATCCATCTGATCATTAGGCGCCACATCCGTTAAAAAACTATCGTAAAACAAATTACCACCAGAATACCCAATAATCGATAAGATATAAATTCCCAATAACCATTGCCAGGCGCCAGTCGGCATGACACTCAACCCCAAGGTCATAAGCATCCCGACCATTGAAAAAATATTCAGTAATCGTTTTTTAGCTTTAGGATAGTCTGCCAAAGCACCGAGCACGGGCGCTAAAATGGAGACTAACAACGTGCCAAGACTATTCGCATAACCCCAATAGGCAGTTGCATTAGCTGGGGTAACGCCACTACTTTGGGCCACCGCTTTAAAATAAACCGGCAACACCGCCGTCGTCACAATAATCCCATAGCCCGAGTTGGCCCAATCATAAAAAATCCAACTCCACTGCTGCTTATTAAACTTCATCCAAGCCCTCCTTAAAAATGCCATCTAAGCATTTACCAGGGAGCGACTCGTTAAAATGTAGCCCTAATAACCGGGCAAACGTCGGCGCCTCATCAACTAAGTTCGCTTGTTCAATTGTCACCCCAGCCTTAACCGCTGGACCGTTCAACACCAAAGTTGTTTGATAATCAGGCTTCGTTGGGTCATACCCATGAACACCATGATAGCGATCTGGTTGACCTAACGTCGCCGGATGGACTGGTTCAACCACGGCTGGGCGGCGGCTCTCATCCGTAAAGTAATACCCAGCTTCAGCTTCCAACATAAAGGTACACGTGGGATCAGCCCCACGTTGCGCAGCTTGTTCGCCGTTAATAATCGATTCTACGCCGGTGACTTGACTAATTAAATCTTTTAACTGCGCCAAATCATCAAAATCGCGCGTATAAATATAGGTAGCCCCATCAGCGGTCTTCGCCATGACGGACCAATCATCTTCAAACGTCTGGTCAGGACGCGGTGTTAGCCATCCCTGTTGCGCAAATAACGTATTTAAGTGAATCATATGATCAACATTAATCTGATAATGGTCCCCTAAAATTGCAAAATTCGTATCCGCAAACGTGCCCGCAGCCTTAGTTGCTTGAATTAATTGACCAACGTGGGCATCTAACCGCTGTAAGGCCGCCATGGCTTCCTTGGAACGGACCCCATAGCGATGTCGCATACTATCCATATCGACTAAATGAATTAACGTCAGATTCGGCCGCTTATGTGTAATCGTATCTACTGCACATGCCGTAATAAACTCATCAAGTTGGGGCTGTTTAATCCCATTCCGTAAATGTCCATAACGATGGTTCATTTGTAATAAAAATAATGGTGAACTAGCTTTTAAAGAAACTAAAACTTGGTTCGTCCAGATACGATTGGGAAAAATCTCCGCTAAATTGTATGTAATTTTACTACCAGCCGTCACTGGCCATAAAAAAGCGGCCGTGGTCAGCTTTTTTTGTCGCGCTAAGTCATACAAAGTCGGGACCTTCACATCTTTTTGATACCAATACCAGTCTGGTGACCGCCTTTGTGGTTGTAACTTGGTGTTGTTCACAATCCCATGTGTGCTTGGATATTGACCCGTAATAATCGTCGTATGTGATGGATAGGTCAACGTGGGATAAATTCCCGTCACGGATTTAACCCAAGCGCCACCCGTCATTAATTGATTGAGAACTGGTAATTCTGCTTGATGCTCGCGGAGGTCGCGAAAGCCCAACGCATCTAACGAGATTACCACTAAATGCTGATTTGTTGCCATGTTTACCGCCCCTTTGTAACGTTTTAATACTTGAAATTATACCGCAGAATGGCCACCAGTGTCAGCCAATTCTAAGCCAAACCGCACTTAACTAAGCAAAAGGTGACGCCTTAGCCACCGCCAATAGCAGCTCTTTTTGCAACAAAAAAGCGTTTGGTGCAGTCCAAACGCCAGTTACTTCGTTTAAATTTCGTCTGCTAAAAAGCCTTGTCGCTGTAACCATCGCACTGCCAATGGCACCCAATGGGCGGCTTGATCATCTAAATATTTCGCCTTGTGCGGTTTTTTCGTCACGTGGTTCGCTAAGGCCAGACCATGAATGCCGCTGCCAAAAAGATGGTACTCAGTGGAAACGCCTGCCTGTAACAATGCTTGGACATACTGAATTGAATTTAGCGCTGGGACCAACGCATCCGTGGCCGTTTGCCAGACAAAGGCCGGCTTCGTGGCCGCCGTAACTAACTTTTGTGCGGCCCACAAGGTTTGATCCGGCGTTATTTTTTGGCGATCAGCCGCCGTTGCTGGAAAGCCAGCCGTCAAATCAATCACCGGATATCCTAGAATCACCGCCGCATGGTGCCCCGCATATTGATCTAACTGATAGTGCGCTCGTAAGGTTGGCGTTGTCGCCACCCCATTGAATGCCGCTACCACCTGACCGCCCGCTGAAAATCCCGTTAAAATAATTCGCTCAGGATCAACATGGTGGGCTTGGGCCTGACTAGTTACCCAGGCAATCGTCTGGGCAACTTGCTGTAACGCCCGCGGATAAACGGCCGTCGTCGCCGTTGCTAATTGATACTCTAAAATAACCGTATGCATGCCTTCCGCCATAAATCGCGTGGCAATTGGGGCCTCCTCACGTCCCGAATGAAACGTAAAGCCACCGCCGGGACAAATAATCATCACCGGATATGCCACCGATGTGTCAAAATCAGTAATTTGGTCTAGCCAAGTTGCCGTCACTTGAAATGGCTGACCATCACTCATTAAAGTGTGTTGTTCGACTTGCATCTTTTTCCCTCCTAGTCTTGATTACGCTTACATTATAATAACAACTTTAACCAGCTGTCAATTTTTGTTCGAATAAATATTTAAATTTGTTCGGATATTTATTTAAAAAAGCTTATTTTTTGTTATAATGAAACTAATAATTAACTTCATGAAGGTGACATTTTGACTAAAAATACTTTTGAAACAATCTATCAAACATTGAAAGACCGCATTTTACAAGGAACCTATAGCATTAAAATGCGACTCCCCATCGAAGACGACTTAATCGCCGAATTCGATAGTAGTCGCTACGCCGTCCGTAAAGCAATCAAAAAACTTGCCGACGAAGGCCTGGTTTATAGCGTCAAAGGACGCGGCGTTGTTTTATTAGAACATACCTCTCAAACGCAACAGTTCAATCTTAGCTTAGGAAAATTAACCGGCATTCAGGCTATCAATGCCGACCGGCACTTAGACTATCAAACCAAATTAGTGAGCTTCAAACAAATCATCGTTGATCAAACACTAAGCCGGCAGACCGCTTTTGAAGTTGGCATTCCCGTCTATGCCATTCAACGGGTTCGTCAATTCAACGGGACCGCCGCCGTCATTGACTTGAACTATTTCAATGCGCAACTAACCCCCGGGATTACCGCTGAAATTGCGCAAGCTTCCATCTATGACTACTTACAAAACGAGTTAAAAATCAAAATTGCCGTCGTTAAGCGCATGTTGCGCGTCGATACAGCGCTGGCTATTGATTTTGACCAACTGGCCTTAGGGACCAATAATTGTATTGGCAATATGATTAGCATCGGGTTTAACGATGCCGGTCGTCAATTTGAATATACGGAATCACATTTTATTCCAAACGAATTTGTTTTCACTCAACTCATTCGTAATTAAACTTTACCAACAGTTTCAGGCTAAGTCGCCATTTAAGCGACTTAGCTTTTTTTGCGTCAAACCGGGCTATTTCACGCCCACTTGATGGACCATAACAAATCAGCGCAATTGATTCCCATTATTTATGACGATATGTTCGAATAAATATTGACTATTTGGTTTAACCAGCTATAATTATTATTATAAAAGCTAATGGGGGTTAGCTTTTGTATCACACAATCATCTTGATTGTTGGTATGATCGGGGACCAAAGAATTAGGGCTGGTCAAGGGAGTTTAAAACCATAAAAATGGTCGCTAGATAGCGCATATCTAGTGACTATTTTTATGCCATCAGCACATTTAATGGTGTCGACGACGCTTAACTAAACCGAACCGTCCTAGAACCCCCGTTAACGCTAACAAGCTCAGCCCCAGCCACTGCATGGCTGGGTGATAGGCATCACTCGTTTGCGGTAACTTGGACTTACCGGTCACCACTGGTGCTAATTTGACCAGTGGTGCCGCCGTCGCAACCGCCACTTTAGGTCCAATCGCCGCTGCCGCTTTAACGGGAACATAGGTGAATATCCTTACTTGTGGCTGACTTGTATATTGCCCCGTTATTATTGGCGCCGTACCCGCAACTAACTGATACCCCTTAAGCTTAGGTGCCGTGGCCTGATACGTTGTAGTCATCGGTCCAACCAACGTTTGACTCGGCCGTAATGCCTGCGTCGTTCCCGCTACTTGATAGTCAACCGTCACTTTACCAATGGTGGTCGGTACCGGCTGATAAGTGACTGTCAACGCGACATTTGGACTAGTGACATCTAGTGGAATTGCAGCAACTTGCGGTAATTCAGCTTGATAATGACTGATTTCTGGTGACGCTTGCGCTGCAAATGCAATTGGTGTCATTTGAGCCGCCCAATCGCTATACGTTACGACTCCTGTAACTTGATCAACTTGCGCCTGACGTGTAAATGTCACGACTTGAGTTGCCGTTGGCGCTGCTAACCGGCCATCGGGATACTGATATTTAACGGTTTCGGTGATTGAACGTAGTAACGTCAAATTGGCCGGTAATTGATCGCCTGGTTGAAACGTCTTCACCTGATGCGCTAAAGCAATCAAGTAATTGCCTGTCGCCGTTGGTTGCGTATAAATATCACCACTCAACGGATAGTCACTTGCTACTAACCGATAACCTGCCGCCGTATAAGCCTGAATACTTGTCGTTGGTTGATAACTCGCTTGACTCTGATACGGGCCCGTCAACGTGATTGTCTTTAAGACTTGACCAGTGGTTGTATCAACATATTGAACCGTACGTTGCACGGGGATCCCTTGATATTGATAGGTGATTGTCCTTGCTGACAATGCTAACGTCCCGCTAGCTGGCGCACTATTAGCCGCTAACGTCGCAGCCGTATAATTTGCAAGCTTTAGTGGCGTGCTGGTATACGCATCGCCAACATTCCCGTGAATCGTCGTGGCTGGTGCAATCGACGTTCCTGCGGTGTTTACATAGCTAACTGTTACCCCCCCGGCAACCACCGGCGTTAACCGATAACTAAACGTTAACAGCTGAGGGTTCTGGGTATAACTTCCCGTTGGTGAACTCGTGGCATCCGGCACCAGTGTATAGTGTGGGACCGCCGTATCTGCAGTGAAATCATAAGCTTCACCAATTGTTTTGCCAGGAATCAAAGTGGTTGGTTGAATCAGCTTCCCCGTATCAACGTCGACATATTGAATCGCGACTTGTGGCGTCTTTTGCCAGTACGCCGCTTGATAAATCATACTGTCGTAGCGAAAAAGCACATTATGTGGGTACGTGACATTGACATAATCAGCATGATTACCAACTGTTGTCATAATCCCTCTAAACCCATAAGCAAACCAGTTAGCACCGGCTACTGCTGGATAAGCCGTTGGAATTTCATATTTGCCATTACCTAAATTAGTGAGTGGCGTCTCCGATACCGAAGTATCGCCATTCCAAGTATTTTCATACTTATCCGTTAGTGAATCCCCCTGTAAGCCAATGATAGGATTTGCTTGAAAAACACCTGGTTGGCCAATCACAAAATCTGCCTGAGTTGGGACATTCACGCGTTGACCAATGGCAACAATGTAAGTCGACTCTTTAAAACCGCTTAGTGGTGAAAAATCTGATAGTGAATTATCATCAAGATTAAACCACTTATAACTTGTTTTATTATCAATGGCCGTTAGCCATGGCCCGATTTGTGCTAATTGAGCATTAGTCATCCCGTCTGGATTATTTTGATAATCAATCCGACCTGGTGCAATCGAGCCTACCAATTCCAGCTCACTAATCGGCGTTGGATCAATTTTTAATAGTGGTGTCAAATTAACATCAGCCATGTCATGAACCATGATGGTAACATTATTAAAACGATCATCAATCAATGGTGTTAAATCAATATTAGGATTAAGATACTCGGTCACAAAATCAATTTTAGCCTGACTAGGTAAATATTTTAAATATTGCATACCATCTAAAGAACCAGTCACAATCAATGGTTGATAGTCTTCCCCAATTGACAACTGATAGCCCTTATAAT
This region of Lactobacillus sp. CBA3605 genomic DNA includes:
- a CDS encoding alkaline phosphatase family protein codes for the protein MATNQHLVVISLDALGFRDLREHQAELPVLNQLMTGGAWVKSVTGIYPTLTYPSHTTIITGQYPSTHGIVNNTKLQPQRRSPDWYWYQKDVKVPTLYDLARQKKLTTAAFLWPVTAGSKITYNLAEIFPNRIWTNQVLVSLKASSPLFLLQMNHRYGHLRNGIKQPQLDEFITACAVDTITHKRPNLTLIHLVDMDSMRHRYGVRSKEAMAALQRLDAHVGQLIQATKAAGTFADTNFAILGDHYQINVDHMIHLNTLFAQQGWLTPRPDQTFEDDWSVMAKTADGATYIYTRDFDDLAQLKDLISQVTGVESIINGEQAAQRGADPTCTFMLEAEAGYYFTDESRRPAVVEPVHPATLGQPDRYHGVHGYDPTKPDYQTTLVLNGPAVKAGVTIEQANLVDEAPTFARLLGLHFNESLPGKCLDGIFKEGLDEV
- a CDS encoding alpha/beta hydrolase encodes the protein MQVEQHTLMSDGQPFQVTATWLDQITDFDTSVAYPVMIICPGGGFTFHSGREEAPIATRFMAEGMHTVILEYQLATATTAVYPRALQQVAQTIAWVTSQAQAHHVDPERIILTGFSAGGQVVAAFNGVATTPTLRAHYQLDQYAGHHAAVILGYPVIDLTAGFPATAADRQKITPDQTLWAAQKLVTAATKPAFVWQTATDALVPALNSIQYVQALLQAGVSTEYHLFGSGIHGLALANHVTKKPHKAKYLDDQAAHWVPLAVRWLQRQGFLADEI
- a CDS encoding GntR family transcriptional regulator; this translates as MTKNTFETIYQTLKDRILQGTYSIKMRLPIEDDLIAEFDSSRYAVRKAIKKLADEGLVYSVKGRGVVLLEHTSQTQQFNLSLGKLTGIQAINADRHLDYQTKLVSFKQIIVDQTLSRQTAFEVGIPVYAIQRVRQFNGTAAVIDLNYFNAQLTPGITAEIAQASIYDYLQNELKIKIAVVKRMLRVDTALAIDFDQLALGTNNCIGNMISIGFNDAGRQFEYTESHFIPNEFVFTQLIRN
- a CDS encoding MucBP domain-containing protein — translated: MRMKQLERFQKVQTHYRMYKAGKQWCTIIIVLAGGTFFSTTSLMQPVSAKAATTTTAVAPTSVTASAKGDLSAPATSATSQASSTVTPAAVSGAASSSTSASSAATSSVSASNATASAVTATTSATSATSATSTASPAISAPTSLTTHATVTLTSSTAATSSLTTTATTAPISAPTSTATSSLTTSATTTMTNSTAATSNAISTGSTATSSATTAVPDTTVVTFNDPGIEKAVQTGLEITGPITVGDIRNYKGYQLSIGEDYQPLIVTGSLDGMQYLKYLPSQAKIDFVTEYLNPNIDLTPLIDDRFNNVTIMVHDMADVNLTPLLKIDPTPISELELVGSIAPGRIDYQNNPDGMTNAQLAQIGPWLTAIDNKTSYKWFNLDDNSLSDFSPLSGFKESTYIVAIGQRVNVPTQADFVIGQPGVFQANPIIGLQGDSLTDKYENTWNGDTSVSETPLTNLGNGKYEIPTAYPAVAGANWFAYGFRGIMTTVGNHADYVNVTYPHNVLFRYDSMIYQAAYWQKTPQVAIQYVDVDTGKLIQPTTLIPGKTIGEAYDFTADTAVPHYTLVPDATSSPTGSYTQNPQLLTFSYRLTPVVAGGVTVSYVNTAGTSIAPATTIHGNVGDAYTSTPLKLANYTAATLAANSAPASGTLALSARTITYQYQGIPVQRTVQYVDTTTGQVLKTITLTGPYQSQASYQPTTSIQAYTAAGYRLVASDYPLSGDIYTQPTATGNYLIALAHQVKTFQPGDQLPANLTLLRSITETVKYQYPDGRLAAPTATQVVTFTRQAQVDQVTGVVTYSDWAAQMTPIAFAAQASPEISHYQAELPQVAAIPLDVTSPNVALTVTYQPVPTTIGKVTVDYQVAGTTQALRPSQTLVGPMTTTYQATAPKLKGYQLVAGTAPIITGQYTSQPQVRIFTYVPVKAAAAIGPKVAVATAAPLVKLAPVVTGKSKLPQTSDAYHPAMQWLGLSLLALTGVLGRFGLVKRRRHH